Proteins from a genomic interval of Deinococcus carri:
- a CDS encoding acyl-CoA dehydrogenase family protein yields MIDEFAVFDLLTPEERLIRESVRAFCDSELMPRIADWWDSGDLPVREVMRQFGQMGLLGPTTPEEYGGAGVSYSAYGAMMYELERVDSGLRSAASVQGSLVMFPIYTYGSEDQKRKYLPGLASGELIGCFGLTEPDGGSDPGAMRTRARKDGDSYVLNGNKMWITNSPVADIAVVWAKDDEGVVRGFIVPTDTPGFSAPQIHRKMSLRASVTGEIVLEDCRIPAQNLLPGSGGLKSPLSCLTSARFGIAWGAIGALEAVLQTALDYTGSRTTFGKPIAARQLVQDKLVRMATDHSTGLLLAWRLGQLKDSGKMNYAQVSVAKRNNVRVALEGARLAREMLGGNGITTEYPVIRHMLNLETVDTYEGTHDIHTLIVGRHLTGQNALE; encoded by the coding sequence ATGATCGACGAATTCGCCGTGTTCGACCTGCTGACCCCCGAGGAGCGCCTCATCCGCGAGAGCGTCCGCGCCTTTTGTGACAGCGAGCTGATGCCCCGCATCGCCGACTGGTGGGACAGCGGCGATCTGCCCGTGCGTGAGGTGATGCGCCAGTTCGGCCAGATGGGCCTGCTGGGGCCGACCACGCCCGAGGAGTACGGCGGGGCAGGCGTCAGCTACAGCGCCTACGGCGCGATGATGTACGAGCTGGAACGGGTGGACAGCGGCCTCAGAAGTGCCGCCAGCGTGCAGGGCAGCCTGGTGATGTTCCCGATCTACACCTACGGCAGCGAGGACCAGAAACGGAAGTACCTGCCCGGCCTGGCCTCCGGCGAGCTGATCGGCTGCTTCGGCCTCACCGAACCCGACGGCGGCTCCGACCCCGGCGCGATGCGCACCCGCGCCCGCAAGGACGGCGACAGCTACGTCCTGAACGGCAACAAGATGTGGATCACCAACAGCCCGGTCGCGGACATCGCCGTCGTCTGGGCCAAGGATGATGAGGGCGTGGTGCGCGGCTTTATCGTGCCCACCGACACGCCGGGGTTCAGCGCGCCCCAGATTCACCGCAAGATGAGCCTGCGCGCCTCGGTCACCGGGGAAATCGTGCTGGAAGACTGCCGCATTCCGGCCCAGAATCTGCTGCCCGGTTCGGGGGGCCTCAAGTCGCCCCTCTCCTGCCTGACCTCTGCCCGCTTCGGGATTGCCTGGGGGGCGATAGGGGCACTGGAGGCAGTGCTGCAAACGGCGCTGGACTACACCGGCAGCCGCACCACCTTCGGCAAACCCATCGCCGCGCGGCAACTGGTGCAGGACAAGCTGGTCCGGATGGCGACCGACCACTCCACCGGGCTGCTGCTGGCATGGCGGCTGGGGCAGCTCAAGGACAGCGGGAAGATGAACTACGCCCAGGTCAGCGTCGCCAAGCGCAACAACGTGCGGGTGGCGCTGGAGGGGGCACGGCTGGCCCGCGAGATGCTGGGCGGCAACGGCATCACCACCGAGTACCCGGTCATCCGCCACATGCTGAACCTCGAAACGGTGGACACCTACGAGGGCACCCACGACATTCACACCCTGATCGTGGGGCGGCACCTCACCGGGCAGAACGCGCTGGAGTAG